Proteins encoded within one genomic window of Haloplanus vescus:
- a CDS encoding PhzF family phenazine biosynthesis protein has product METRRTLLIDAFADEPLAGNVAGVVPDATGLDAEQMVAIARELGASETAFLFDDGDADRRVRYFTPEQEVDLCGHATVASLVHLDDEGGLDEGRLRTNAGVLDVEVTDEGVAWLETEDPSVETVDVDYERVGEALGIDPAAMQDVGADLPAAVASVGLPFLLVPVNFLERLAEADPDMAAVEELAAAYDATGVYAFTFDALDAESTLHARMWAPGAGVPEDPVTGTASGACGAYLHTVDAFDDPPASMRFEQGHFVDRPGLVHVEVDGETVRVGGRAVTSLDGTLAVPPSDEDDILEA; this is encoded by the coding sequence ATGGAGACGCGCCGAACGCTGTTGATCGACGCGTTCGCGGACGAACCGCTCGCGGGTAACGTCGCGGGCGTCGTCCCCGACGCGACGGGACTCGATGCCGAGCAGATGGTGGCCATCGCTCGCGAACTCGGGGCGAGCGAAACGGCCTTCCTCTTCGACGACGGCGACGCGGACCGTCGCGTCCGGTATTTCACCCCCGAACAGGAGGTCGACCTCTGTGGCCACGCGACGGTCGCGAGCCTGGTCCACCTCGACGACGAGGGTGGACTGGACGAGGGGCGGCTTCGGACGAACGCCGGTGTCCTCGACGTCGAGGTGACCGACGAGGGCGTGGCGTGGCTGGAGACGGAGGACCCGTCGGTCGAGACGGTCGACGTGGACTACGAGCGCGTGGGAGAGGCGTTGGGTATCGACCCCGCGGCCATGCAGGACGTGGGCGCCGACCTCCCGGCCGCCGTCGCGTCGGTCGGCCTGCCCTTCCTGCTCGTGCCGGTGAACTTCCTCGAACGCCTCGCCGAGGCCGACCCGGACATGGCCGCAGTCGAGGAGTTGGCGGCGGCGTACGACGCCACCGGTGTCTACGCGTTCACGTTCGACGCGCTCGATGCGGAGTCGACGCTCCACGCACGGATGTGGGCGCCGGGCGCGGGCGTGCCGGAGGACCCGGTGACGGGCACCGCGAGCGGCGCCTGCGGGGCGTACCTCCACACGGTCGACGCCTTCGACGACCCGCCGGCGTCGATGCGCTTCGAGCAGGGCCATTTCGTCGACCGACCGGGACTGGTCCACGTCGAAGTCGACGGCGAGACGGTCCGTGTCGGCGGGCGAGCGGTCACGTCGCTCGACGGCACGCTCGCCGTCCCTCCGTCCGACGAGGACGACATTCTCGAAGCCTGA